One region of Trinickia violacea genomic DNA includes:
- a CDS encoding ATP-binding protein produces MTNETAKKREATSGRRIQQAPVRQCRQAVEAEYYQGDLPQEYKENPLISALGPLWDSKSILRSLSVPVAYSDDERSRPEEYRLNTIGRLSRLFVPLPAHLEIVNIVQMIIRQHYVDQTVSDVGSRGACERYTCAQDNKLIPIYPHKRSHAYCAGIFGLSGAGKTTALEGALRFLPKVIHHSRYGINQVVWIKIDCPRSASLKDTIKLLLLTFDELLGTECLDEIGTRATLADYANKLHRVARRHYTGLIILDEMQNALQAVVRNDPLFDFFVNFTNVVGIPVIVSGTPKAAGLFRKTLRSARRISSQGVITWNGMKDMRDWNRFCDQLEKYQWLANAAPLSRSIRQYLYALTQGLPGIAIPLYQLAQYNAIYTGVETLSRQILRDTFDERMDCLRPLLAAIRSGNKARMAQYEDLLGDTLKDIVASTESEARRHMYQQAAMEHDKAESAIDATSRLLLLGVAEDIASSLIDEVQKEFPSASTEDLSAEAARRYFRKHSQRESLKRCEKKPKAVLI; encoded by the coding sequence GTGACTAATGAGACTGCGAAGAAAAGGGAGGCGACGAGTGGGCGGCGAATTCAACAAGCCCCTGTCAGACAGTGCCGGCAGGCTGTGGAGGCGGAATACTACCAGGGTGATCTGCCGCAAGAGTACAAGGAAAATCCTCTCATTTCTGCATTAGGACCGTTGTGGGATAGCAAATCGATTTTGCGATCCCTATCCGTTCCCGTGGCCTATTCTGATGACGAGCGCTCTCGGCCAGAAGAATATCGGCTGAACACAATTGGCCGCCTGTCGCGTCTGTTTGTTCCTTTGCCAGCCCATCTGGAAATCGTCAACATCGTGCAGATGATCATACGCCAGCACTATGTTGACCAAACAGTGTCCGATGTCGGTTCCCGGGGAGCTTGCGAAAGATACACATGTGCGCAGGACAATAAGCTTATCCCAATATACCCCCATAAGCGGTCTCACGCGTATTGCGCCGGGATTTTTGGACTGTCTGGAGCGGGAAAAACGACGGCGCTAGAGGGTGCACTGCGATTTCTGCCGAAAGTCATCCACCACAGCAGGTATGGAATCAATCAGGTTGTGTGGATCAAAATCGACTGCCCTCGCAGCGCGAGCCTGAAGGACACTATCAAATTGCTGTTGCTCACGTTCGATGAATTGCTCGGCACGGAGTGCCTGGACGAGATCGGAACGCGGGCCACATTGGCGGATTACGCAAACAAGCTGCACCGTGTGGCGCGACGCCACTACACTGGACTCATCATCCTCGATGAGATGCAGAATGCGCTGCAAGCTGTGGTAAGGAACGATCCGCTCTTTGACTTTTTCGTCAATTTCACCAACGTAGTTGGAATACCAGTTATCGTAAGTGGGACGCCGAAGGCTGCTGGGCTCTTCCGTAAGACGCTGCGGTCGGCGCGACGCATCAGCAGCCAGGGTGTGATCACGTGGAATGGCATGAAAGATATGCGGGACTGGAATCGGTTCTGTGATCAGTTGGAGAAATACCAGTGGCTGGCGAATGCGGCACCACTCTCCCGGAGCATTCGGCAGTATCTGTATGCGCTGACGCAAGGCCTCCCTGGTATCGCGATTCCCCTTTACCAGCTTGCTCAATACAACGCAATCTATACCGGTGTTGAGACACTCTCTCGACAGATTCTTCGCGACACCTTTGATGAGAGGATGGATTGTTTGAGACCGCTTCTGGCCGCTATTCGGTCGGGAAATAAGGCCAGGATGGCTCAGTATGAAGACCTGCTGGGGGACACGTTGAAAGACATCGTGGCATCCACGGAATCGGAAGCGAGGCGCCACATGTACCAGCAGGCGGCTATGGAGCATGACAAGGCGGAGTCGGCCATCGATGCTACCTCCCGACTACTACTGTTGGGTGTCGCCGAGGACATCGCATCCTCACTCATCGATGAGGTACAGAAGGAGTTTCCTTCAGCATCTACGGAGGATTTGAGCGCTGAGGCAGCGAGACGGTACTTCCGGAAGCATTCGCAGCGAGAGTCGCTAAAGCGGTGCGAAAAGAAGCCGAAAGCAGTGCTCATATAG
- a CDS encoding TnsD family Tn7-like transposition protein encodes MAIALRRPYIDELLGNLIVEYLSEEKVAKRYEFLRSLLGCQATSLVAMPSGLERLCEQTSDYWGMAATEIAEKLTLMPYYVASSSPRVSMNVLAAMTRSSGRIRNRCGLGFGRYTNLETLRYCRQCIREDRDSWRHPYFRRVHQLPGVAVCPKHESLLTCSELRASTLHVDGASAFPTAFEGGRQIEFGHTRPIEIETIVRVAKKSEEILTHAAPSSYFDLRLHYKRCLEGTGYTYRGGNCRLDELSTDIVEYFGEPFLYWVGLFRTGQEARDWLVPLLCLGQAVAPTVSHVLLQQFIASGVRNRRRPMENVVVQCPCDAPEHEAGVFKGNLVWQGETGGTAKCVCGSSFRFHLDGHASVVDQIWRYAHCYHGMATNLTGKGLSVQEIALELRVSVMTARRLCRGSSPTWSQQKHVRTSFDVERGRQAWLEAIERFGSVASARRMARPTYRALLRHDREWLAEHRTNATRSIVQRVDWARRDSAYVGVLRAAADAISCEIPPRWVSAISILMVSRVPRGTRNQLVKLPKCRELLKEVVETRQQFRERKELAEIRVVNTDDKAAPDLSLVDEERCDGNCAFSA; translated from the coding sequence ATGGCAATTGCATTGAGACGCCCATATATTGATGAATTATTAGGTAACCTAATTGTGGAGTATCTTTCCGAGGAAAAGGTTGCGAAACGGTACGAATTTCTGAGGTCATTGCTTGGGTGCCAGGCAACGTCGCTAGTGGCAATGCCGAGTGGTCTGGAAAGACTCTGCGAACAGACATCTGACTACTGGGGCATGGCAGCGACGGAAATTGCTGAGAAACTGACGCTGATGCCGTATTACGTCGCTAGCAGCTCGCCTCGCGTCTCGATGAATGTTCTTGCGGCCATGACACGGAGTTCTGGTCGGATTCGTAACCGGTGTGGCCTTGGGTTCGGGCGCTATACAAATTTGGAGACGCTTCGATATTGCCGACAATGCATTCGGGAAGATCGCGACAGCTGGCGACATCCGTATTTCAGACGGGTTCATCAACTGCCGGGTGTCGCGGTGTGCCCGAAGCACGAGAGCCTGCTGACCTGCTCGGAGCTTCGCGCTTCCACGCTCCACGTTGACGGTGCAAGCGCGTTTCCCACTGCTTTTGAGGGAGGGCGGCAGATTGAATTCGGGCATACAAGGCCGATTGAGATCGAAACCATTGTTCGGGTGGCGAAGAAGTCAGAAGAGATACTGACGCACGCTGCACCATCAAGCTATTTCGATCTGCGCCTTCATTACAAGCGCTGCCTGGAGGGTACGGGCTACACGTACCGGGGCGGAAATTGTCGATTAGACGAGCTGTCGACCGATATTGTCGAATACTTTGGTGAGCCTTTTCTTTATTGGGTAGGTCTGTTTCGAACTGGGCAGGAAGCGCGTGACTGGCTTGTGCCGTTACTCTGTCTGGGCCAAGCGGTCGCGCCGACCGTTTCGCACGTGCTGCTGCAGCAGTTTATCGCATCAGGGGTGCGAAACAGACGTCGTCCTATGGAGAACGTCGTAGTTCAGTGTCCGTGCGACGCACCCGAGCATGAGGCTGGCGTGTTTAAGGGGAACCTTGTGTGGCAAGGCGAGACAGGCGGGACCGCCAAATGCGTCTGCGGGTCCAGCTTTCGATTTCACCTGGACGGGCATGCGTCGGTCGTTGATCAGATTTGGCGGTATGCCCACTGTTACCACGGCATGGCCACAAATCTCACGGGGAAGGGGCTCTCGGTTCAGGAGATAGCCCTCGAGCTGCGCGTTAGCGTGATGACCGCACGAAGGCTCTGTCGCGGTAGTTCCCCGACGTGGTCTCAGCAGAAGCACGTGCGTACTTCTTTCGACGTTGAGCGAGGCCGTCAAGCGTGGCTCGAAGCGATCGAACGCTTCGGTTCGGTTGCGTCGGCTCGGCGTATGGCGAGGCCGACCTATCGAGCGCTTCTCAGGCATGACCGAGAATGGCTAGCTGAGCATCGCACGAACGCGACTCGGTCAATTGTGCAAAGGGTCGATTGGGCACGCCGTGACAGTGCATACGTGGGTGTACTGCGAGCGGCTGCCGACGCGATCAGTTGTGAAATACCACCCAGGTGGGTCAGCGCGATTAGTATTTTGATGGTATCTCGAGTGCCGAGAGGTACACGGAACCAACTAGTGAAGCTTCCCAAATGCAGGGAGCTGCTGAAGGAGGTCGTGGAGACTCGCCAGCAATTTCGTGAGCGAAAAGAGCTTGCGGAGATCCGGGTAGTAAATACCGACGATAAGGCCGCGCCAGATCTGAGCTTGGTCGACGAGGAGCGATGCGATGGCAATTGCGCTTTTTCCGCTTAG
- a CDS encoding ribbon-helix-helix protein, CopG family: METKSARLTVLIDPVKKEAFEKLCAAQDLTPSQVVRQLIREYLEQHGVTWRTKSALGSRAKR; the protein is encoded by the coding sequence ATGGAAACGAAAAGTGCCCGATTGACCGTCCTGATCGACCCAGTAAAGAAAGAAGCGTTCGAGAAGCTCTGTGCAGCCCAGGACCTGACGCCTTCTCAGGTGGTACGGCAACTGATTCGGGAATACCTTGAACAGCATGGCGTAACCTGGCGCACAAAGAGCGCCCTGGGTTCGCGAGCGAAACGATAA
- a CDS encoding HPr family phosphocarrier protein, whose product MTDAHGGRCAVVDALIRVAARWGLDADGAAEFAVAAATFSSNVVCAANGRYVNGKDAMSVMSLRARRDTPVHTLVTGPDDQ is encoded by the coding sequence ATGACCGATGCGCATGGAGGGAGATGTGCGGTGGTAGATGCGCTGATTCGGGTGGCGGCCCGATGGGGACTAGATGCGGATGGGGCAGCGGAATTCGCTGTGGCAGCAGCCACGTTTTCCAGCAACGTCGTCTGTGCTGCAAATGGTCGCTATGTCAATGGCAAGGACGCCATGTCGGTCATGTCACTTCGGGCCAGGCGGGACACGCCCGTCCACACTCTTGTGACGGGTCCTGATGATCAGTGA
- a CDS encoding YoaK family protein, with protein sequence MPAHFFRTLTGKDRSTEANRRLGFSLAFVAGAANAGGFLAVRQYTSHMSGVVSAIADQAVLGDFALVLAGCGSLLSFLLGAACSAVLVNWGRRRRLNSQYASPLLLEAALLLCFGLLGSHLAMWDTLFVPATVMLLCFIMGLQNAMITKLSGAEIRTTHMTGIVTDIGIELGKLFYWNASNDDLAFKPVLANRERLKVHACMLASFFAGGVTGALGFKHVGYASTIPLAGVLTVLAIIPLLDDLRERTWPARKAD encoded by the coding sequence ATGCCAGCACACTTCTTTCGAACATTGACCGGAAAAGACCGGAGTACCGAGGCAAACCGACGCCTCGGGTTTTCGCTCGCGTTCGTGGCTGGCGCGGCGAACGCGGGCGGATTTCTCGCGGTGAGGCAATACACATCACACATGAGCGGTGTGGTCTCCGCGATTGCGGACCAGGCGGTACTCGGCGATTTCGCGCTCGTGCTTGCGGGCTGCGGTTCGCTGCTTTCGTTCCTGCTGGGAGCGGCCTGCTCGGCCGTACTCGTCAACTGGGGACGCCGCCGGCGGCTGAACAGCCAATATGCTTCACCGCTTCTGCTGGAGGCCGCGCTGCTCCTGTGCTTTGGGCTGCTCGGCAGTCATCTGGCGATGTGGGACACCCTGTTCGTGCCGGCGACCGTCATGCTGCTCTGTTTCATCATGGGCCTGCAGAACGCCATGATCACCAAGCTGTCTGGCGCGGAAATCCGTACGACGCACATGACGGGAATCGTGACTGACATCGGCATCGAACTCGGGAAACTCTTTTACTGGAATGCATCGAACGACGATTTGGCCTTCAAACCGGTGCTCGCCAACAGGGAGCGCCTGAAGGTCCACGCATGCATGCTCGCGAGCTTCTTCGCGGGCGGTGTGACAGGCGCGCTGGGCTTCAAGCATGTGGGCTACGCGTCGACCATTCCGCTCGCAGGCGTGCTGACGGTACTGGCGATCATTCCATTGCTCGACGATCTGCGCGAGCGCACTTGGCCCGCTCGCAAGGCGGATTGA
- the hyfB gene encoding hydrogenase 4 subunit B, with amino-acid sequence MAPFTILQTVLFVIAGWLIVAGVGLTSLHRTRLVAHGLFPLGALFGLLLCALGLAGAFTAPDETVLPLGLPGLPFHVRLDGLSAYFLAVLGAVSTGVSAFSAGYFRKGEGTPPGLLCFEYHVCLASMALVLVADDAYCFMVAWETMTLSATFLVMSNHRISEIRHAGYLYFLISHVGALALLLCFGLLQAGTGDYTFASMRQQHLDALWASMAFALALFGFGAKAGIFPLHVWLPEAHPAAPSPVSALMSGFVLKAGLYGVLRTVFDLLHVQIAWWGVVLLALGLFTALFGVVFSAIQTDMKRLLAYSSIDNIGLMFVSMGLTVLFRAYGMPSLAALSLTALLYQIAGHAVFKSLLFVTTGSVLHATGERNLGRLGGLIRFMPWAAWAALVGAISSAGLPPLSGFVSEWLLLQSFLFTPGLPNPILNMVVPIVAALVALVAALAGYTMVKFFGIIFLGQPREAKLASARDATPWERVGFGWLAALCVLLGLLPVQFVAVLDRVTQALIGAGIGQAVAKSGWLLLAPTDTDRASYMPAIFLMFFLGCCVLAWVLVRRFYHGRLRRAIPWACGNPFVNARMQDTAEGFGQPIREIFSPLFKIERQLPSPFDTHPVYRVTVTDRAWAMIYAPIERTVKRVAAVAALLQTGRIAVYLMYSFIVLIVLLMLVRQ; translated from the coding sequence ATGGCCCCGTTCACCATCCTTCAGACCGTCCTTTTCGTGATCGCAGGGTGGCTCATTGTTGCGGGGGTGGGGCTCACAAGTCTGCATCGCACGCGGTTGGTCGCTCATGGGCTGTTTCCGCTCGGCGCCCTGTTCGGGTTGCTGCTGTGCGCGCTGGGCCTCGCCGGCGCGTTTACCGCGCCTGACGAAACCGTCCTGCCGCTAGGTCTGCCCGGGCTGCCGTTCCATGTGAGGCTCGATGGCCTATCCGCGTATTTCCTTGCGGTGCTCGGCGCGGTAAGCACGGGCGTTAGCGCGTTTTCCGCGGGCTATTTCCGCAAAGGCGAGGGCACACCGCCTGGGCTGCTCTGTTTCGAGTACCACGTGTGTCTCGCGAGCATGGCACTCGTTCTCGTGGCCGACGACGCCTACTGCTTCATGGTCGCGTGGGAAACGATGACCCTGTCCGCCACGTTTCTCGTGATGAGCAACCATCGCATTTCCGAAATCCGGCACGCCGGCTATCTGTACTTCCTGATTTCACACGTCGGGGCGCTCGCCCTGCTGCTGTGCTTCGGGCTGCTGCAGGCGGGTACCGGCGACTACACGTTCGCCAGCATGCGCCAGCAGCATCTGGACGCGTTATGGGCATCCATGGCGTTCGCGCTGGCGCTGTTCGGCTTTGGCGCGAAGGCGGGGATTTTCCCGCTGCACGTGTGGCTGCCTGAGGCACACCCGGCGGCGCCGTCCCCTGTGTCGGCCTTGATGAGCGGCTTCGTGCTGAAGGCGGGGTTGTACGGCGTGCTGCGCACCGTGTTCGATCTGCTGCATGTGCAGATCGCGTGGTGGGGTGTTGTTTTGCTTGCGCTCGGTCTCTTTACCGCGCTCTTCGGTGTCGTGTTCAGCGCGATCCAGACCGACATGAAGCGCCTGCTCGCGTACTCCTCGATCGATAACATCGGCCTGATGTTCGTCAGCATGGGCCTCACGGTCCTGTTCCGGGCGTATGGCATGCCGTCGCTCGCCGCGCTGTCGCTGACCGCGCTGCTCTACCAGATCGCAGGCCACGCGGTGTTCAAGAGCCTCCTGTTCGTCACGACGGGGTCGGTCCTGCATGCCACGGGCGAGCGCAATCTCGGGCGGCTCGGCGGTCTGATCCGTTTCATGCCATGGGCGGCATGGGCTGCACTGGTGGGTGCGATTTCCAGCGCGGGTCTGCCGCCGTTGAGCGGCTTCGTATCCGAATGGCTGTTGCTGCAGAGTTTCCTGTTTACGCCGGGGTTGCCCAATCCGATCCTGAACATGGTGGTGCCAATCGTTGCGGCGCTGGTCGCGCTAGTTGCCGCACTCGCGGGATACACGATGGTCAAGTTCTTCGGCATCATCTTTCTCGGGCAACCCCGTGAGGCAAAGCTTGCCAGTGCACGCGACGCCACGCCGTGGGAGCGCGTCGGCTTCGGCTGGCTCGCGGCCCTTTGCGTACTGCTGGGACTCTTGCCGGTGCAATTTGTAGCCGTGCTCGATCGCGTGACGCAGGCGCTCATCGGCGCCGGAATCGGTCAAGCGGTCGCGAAAAGCGGGTGGCTCCTGCTCGCACCGACCGATACCGACCGCGCGAGTTACATGCCCGCGATCTTCTTGATGTTCTTCCTCGGCTGCTGTGTGCTCGCCTGGGTGTTGGTGCGCCGCTTCTATCACGGGCGGTTGCGTCGCGCTATTCCCTGGGCCTGCGGAAATCCGTTTGTGAACGCGCGGATGCAGGACACGGCCGAGGGCTTCGGTCAGCCGATCCGAGAAATCTTTTCGCCTCTCTTCAAGATTGAACGGCAACTTCCGTCGCCATTCGATACACACCCCGTGTATCGCGTCACCGTGACCGATCGTGCGTGGGCGATGATCTACGCGCCCATCGAACGCACGGTCAAGCGTGTGGCGGCGGTTGCCGCGCTGCTCCAGACCGGCCGCATTGCCGTCTATCTGATGTACAGCTTCATCGTGCTGATTGTCCTGCTGATGCTGGTGAGACAATGA
- a CDS encoding respiratory chain complex I subunit 1 family protein translates to MITLSGLLSQALEILLALAAAPLLTGWVNMCRAWLQKRRAPAIWQPYRMLHKLFNKESVVAHHASPVFRGAPYVVWASMTLASAIVPTLSTDLPLSPAADAIALVGLFALARVAISLAAMDVGTAFGTLGARREMLVGFLAEPALLMVLFSASLITQSTLLTRIVATLSHRELAIYPSLAFAGVAFTMVSLAENARLPVDNPATHLELTMIHEALILEYSGRHLALMEWAASLKLFAYSCIGLSLFVPWGIAEAGNPLALLLAIPALFTKLLVGGAVLAVVETTNAKMRVFRVPEFLATAFLLAVIGMLVHFLLGA, encoded by the coding sequence ATGATCACGCTCTCCGGATTGCTCTCGCAGGCCCTCGAAATCCTGCTGGCTCTGGCGGCGGCGCCATTGTTGACCGGTTGGGTCAACATGTGCCGCGCCTGGCTTCAGAAGCGCCGCGCGCCGGCCATCTGGCAACCATACCGGATGCTTCACAAACTGTTCAACAAGGAATCGGTCGTTGCCCATCATGCGAGCCCGGTGTTCCGCGGCGCACCCTACGTCGTTTGGGCCAGCATGACGCTCGCGAGTGCCATCGTGCCGACCTTGTCGACCGATCTGCCGCTGTCGCCCGCTGCGGATGCCATTGCGCTGGTGGGGCTCTTCGCGCTGGCGCGCGTGGCGATCTCGCTGGCGGCGATGGATGTCGGCACGGCGTTCGGCACACTCGGCGCTCGCCGCGAGATGCTCGTGGGCTTTCTTGCCGAACCAGCGTTGTTGATGGTGCTGTTTTCCGCGTCGCTGATCACGCAGTCCACGCTGCTCACGCGCATCGTCGCCACGCTCAGCCATCGGGAACTCGCCATTTACCCGAGTCTCGCGTTCGCCGGGGTCGCCTTCACAATGGTATCGCTCGCCGAGAACGCCCGGCTGCCGGTCGACAACCCGGCCACGCATCTCGAGCTGACGATGATCCACGAGGCGCTGATCCTCGAGTATTCCGGGCGGCATCTCGCATTGATGGAATGGGCGGCAAGTCTCAAGCTGTTCGCGTACTCCTGTATCGGCCTGTCGCTGTTCGTGCCATGGGGCATTGCTGAAGCCGGCAATCCGCTCGCGCTGCTCCTGGCGATACCCGCACTGTTCACCAAATTGCTGGTGGGTGGAGCCGTGCTCGCCGTGGTGGAGACAACCAATGCGAAAATGCGCGTTTTCCGTGTACCCGAGTTTCTCGCGACAGCCTTTTTGCTTGCCGTGATCGGCATGCTCGTCCACTTCCTGCTGGGGGCGTAA
- a CDS encoding formate hydrogenlyase, whose product MHGLATQIINLLAAVLLLLSFAMLAQRRILSLIHLYTLQGVALVSANLILGFVTSDVHLAISAMLTLVLKVGLIPWILYRLVLRLNVKTDVEPLLNIPATLLVGIVLVIVAFNVATPISQLASSVARGTLGIALACVLLSFMMMITRAKAIPQVIGFLSMENGLFFAAAAATNGMPMIVELGIGLDVLVGILILGVFMFQIREQFDSLDIHHLEKLKDE is encoded by the coding sequence ATGCACGGCCTCGCCACGCAGATCATCAACCTTCTGGCCGCGGTCCTCCTGCTGCTGTCGTTTGCGATGCTTGCTCAGCGCCGGATCCTGTCGCTGATTCACCTCTACACCCTACAGGGTGTCGCGCTTGTGTCGGCCAATCTCATCCTAGGATTTGTGACGTCCGACGTGCACCTTGCCATCTCCGCGATGCTGACACTGGTGCTCAAGGTCGGCCTGATTCCCTGGATTCTTTACAGGCTGGTGCTACGCCTGAACGTGAAAACGGACGTCGAGCCGCTACTCAACATTCCGGCGACGCTGCTAGTGGGCATCGTGCTCGTGATCGTCGCGTTCAATGTCGCGACGCCGATCAGCCAGCTTGCGTCTTCCGTCGCGCGCGGCACGCTCGGCATTGCGCTCGCGTGCGTACTGCTGTCGTTCATGATGATGATCACGCGCGCCAAAGCGATCCCGCAGGTGATCGGCTTTCTTTCGATGGAAAACGGCCTTTTCTTCGCCGCAGCTGCCGCCACCAACGGTATGCCCATGATCGTCGAACTTGGTATCGGACTTGACGTGCTGGTCGGCATCCTGATTCTCGGCGTTTTCATGTTCCAGATTCGGGAGCAGTTCGACAGTCTCGATATCCATCACCTGGAAAAGCTCAAGGATGAATGA
- a CDS encoding hydrogenase 4 subunit F, whose translation MNEAWVLLPVFGIPLCAGVCLALVGQQAVAPGLNVGFSFLTFVAAMLLAAQTVAHGPAFALGKLFFVDPLNVFLVALTAFVGWTTSMFSRPYMRIERDRGKMTTARMRLYHSMYQLFIFAMLLALLTNNMGILWVAMEAATLATVLLVSVYRTAASLEAAWKYFILAGVGIAQALFGTILLYLAASRQLAGGEALLWSSLSGIKSHLDPTIMSLAFVFLLIGYGTKVGLVPMHNWLPDAHAEGPTPISAVLSGLLLNVALYAVLRCKVLADGALQNGLPGRLLIGFGLVSVLVATFSLFRQKDVKRLFSYSSIEHMGLMTFAFGLGGPVATFAGLLHMTVHSLVKSAIFFAVGHAAQKAHTQAIDDIRGLLRVSPTVGWGMMLGALAILGMPPFGVFASEFLILTTAINELPWATPFLLLALAVAFATIFARVQHMVFGDTTATALEHPPALLPVFVHLGFGLMLGLYIPPYLATWYRQAAAMIAG comes from the coding sequence ATGAATGAGGCCTGGGTTCTGCTACCTGTTTTCGGGATTCCGTTGTGCGCCGGAGTATGTCTCGCGCTCGTCGGGCAGCAGGCTGTGGCACCGGGCCTCAACGTCGGTTTCAGCTTTCTGACTTTCGTCGCTGCGATGCTGCTCGCCGCGCAAACCGTGGCTCATGGGCCCGCCTTTGCGCTCGGCAAGCTGTTCTTCGTCGATCCGCTTAACGTGTTCCTCGTTGCTCTGACCGCATTCGTCGGCTGGACCACGTCGATGTTTTCACGGCCATACATGCGCATCGAGCGCGACCGCGGCAAGATGACGACCGCGCGCATGCGGCTTTACCACAGCATGTATCAACTGTTCATTTTTGCAATGCTTCTCGCACTGCTCACCAACAACATGGGCATCCTGTGGGTCGCGATGGAAGCAGCCACGCTTGCGACCGTGCTGCTCGTGAGCGTCTATCGCACGGCGGCCAGCCTCGAAGCCGCGTGGAAATATTTCATCCTGGCCGGAGTCGGCATTGCGCAAGCCCTCTTTGGCACGATCCTGCTGTATCTCGCCGCAAGCAGGCAACTTGCGGGCGGCGAGGCGTTGCTCTGGAGTAGCCTGAGTGGGATCAAGAGCCATCTTGATCCCACCATCATGTCACTCGCGTTTGTGTTCCTACTGATCGGATACGGCACCAAGGTCGGCCTCGTGCCGATGCACAACTGGCTGCCGGACGCACACGCCGAGGGGCCCACGCCGATTTCGGCCGTACTCTCTGGGCTGCTGCTCAATGTGGCGCTGTATGCGGTACTGCGATGCAAGGTGCTCGCCGACGGCGCGCTGCAAAACGGCCTGCCGGGTCGCCTGCTGATTGGATTCGGGCTGGTTTCGGTACTGGTCGCAACCTTTTCGCTATTCCGGCAGAAGGATGTGAAGCGGCTCTTCTCGTATTCGTCGATCGAGCACATGGGCCTCATGACGTTCGCCTTTGGTCTCGGCGGGCCCGTCGCCACGTTCGCGGGTTTGCTGCACATGACCGTTCATTCGCTCGTTAAGTCGGCAATCTTCTTTGCTGTCGGACATGCTGCACAAAAAGCCCACACACAGGCGATTGACGATATTCGTGGGCTGCTGCGCGTCAGCCCGACGGTCGGCTGGGGCATGATGCTCGGGGCGCTGGCCATTCTCGGCATGCCACCGTTCGGTGTCTTCGCGAGTGAGTTCCTGATCCTGACGACGGCAATCAACGAACTGCCGTGGGCGACGCCCTTTCTGCTCCTCGCGCTTGCGGTGGCGTTCGCAACCATCTTCGCGCGTGTGCAGCACATGGTGTTCGGTGACACGACGGCGACAGCGCTCGAGCATCCGCCAGCACTGCTGCCGGTGTTCGTCCACCTAGGCTTCGGTCTGATGCTGGGGCTTTACATTCCGCCTTACCTGGCCACGTGGTACCGGCAGGCGGCAGCGATGATTGCGGGGTGA